AACGGTATGTGCTATTAAATGAGAGAGATTTAAAGACCGAAATTGTACGTAGGAAGTTTTACGATGAATGCATTCTTGTTAATTATGCAGATCCTGGGAGGTTCAGGTTTGCGAGGGACACAACTTTCGGACGAAGACATCTCAATGCCTGGAGCAAGACGAGTGTTACGCTCTGGACTGTTTGTTTTTTCAGACAGTTCGTTGGATCTGTCACCAAAGTTGATTACTTAACTTTGCGGCATGGTTTTATCACGGTAGGGAATTTATATAActtatcttttgttttgttttgtctactGCTAAGTATAACAGTTATTATCAGACGTATAATTAACATGAAGAATGGAAGACCGGAAAGAGCTTAAAGAATGTTGTCTCTATATCGACTTAAATGTGTACACTTTTTTATAATACAACCATCACTAACCACCATATAACAAACTTAGTTATAATACTCCTAATCGTTATCTTTAAAGAAAGTGATATAACTGACTAGGGACAATAATGTATCGCACTGGAAGTTGGAAATGAGTATAAATAGTATGATTTGTTATTATAGACAATGTCTCACATCAGAATTTGGAAAAGATTATAAGTAATATAAATTACTCTTTTTGTTCAGGCGCAATTTGCTCCTGGGAGCGGGAGCGAAAAAATGCCATATGATTTCTGCAACTATATTCAGAGATCATTAGAAAAAGACTTCAAAACTGTTGTCGAGATCAGGTTTGGGTCTATCTACTAGATTGCTTCTTATAACCCAACTAGGAAAAATCTCTAAAACTTTGCTAACTTTATGCAGCCCCGTCATCTGGTTTGTAACTGTGCTATTCCTCTTGACCAACTTAGATGGTAACATTCATTGCTTACTTCTCAAATACACAATCTCTACATCACAAAACTGACATCGGTTTTCATTTAAAACAGGACTACATTCTTACCTCTGGTTACCACTCATTCCTCTGATTGTAAGAACACCAAACTATTGAACCAATAAATCGTTTCTCACTTATGGCCTTTCTTTTAAACAAAATGGGTGTAATCTGTAGGTGGTTCTAATAGTTGGAACAAAGCTTCAAGTGATTATAACCAAATTGGGTCTAAGAATCCAAGAGAAAGGCGATGTGGTAAGAGGCGCCCCTCTGGTTAAGCCTGGTGATGATCTCTTCTGGTTTGACAAACCTAGCTTCATGCTTTTCCTGATCCATTTGGTTCTTTTCACGGTACGATTCACCACCCggtttatcctttttttttggttttctttttccttgATAATTAACCTATGAGTACTAAATACCCTTCACTTTCCAGAATGCATTTCAACTTGCTTTCTTTGCATGGAGTTCGGTAAGAGATCcatttaccattttttttcaaaaaaaaattttcaaatttttttgagGATGTAGTACTGTTTTTATATCATGAATTTTTGGTATCTGCAGTATGAATTCGGTATCAGTAATTGTTTCCATAAAGAACCTCAAGATATTACCATTAGAATTGTCTTTGGGTAAGCTAACATTAACTTGACTATTGGTTGTTGGATTACGCGGGAAATAACTTTAACTGACCAAGTCACAAACATGCAGACTTTTCGTACAGATACTTTGCAGCTATGTGACTCTTCCACTCTATGCCCTTGTCACTCAGGTAATAAACAACAAAACTTTTAGTGAGATCAATACATGACTTCGAtatgttcttagtttttttttctgacattgtgtttgatgaaatgcgtGTAGATGGGTACTACGATGAAGCCAACAGTATTCAACGGAAGAGTATTCAAGATGCTAAAGAAGTGGCATCACAAAGCACAGGAGGAGACACAACACGGAAGACGCTCTGAATCAAACACCCCCTACGCTAGCCGTCCAACTACACCAACTCATGGCTCATCTCCCATCCATCTTCTTCACAATTACAACGACCGAAGCGTTGAAAGTTTTCCTAATCCTCCTTCTCCTAATCATCATGACCACTACCAGTTTTATGATCCTGAGTCCCAACACAAAGCAGCTGAATCTTCCACACATCATTCTACTGCACATGGAAGTGCATCCATGGAACTTCCTCCTCTACGACCAGCAAAcacttaaatatatatgttatattacaATTGTTATATGTTGTGCAATTGTTATATTACAGTAAGCACTTTTACATCACTACATGTATCATGTATGAGACCCTTAACcatctataaagatggtgaatgTATTATCTGTCCACCCTTTATAAGGATTTCTCGAATTTAAAGATATGTTTCGATTCTAACGTCCTGAGACATCGGTGGTGGTGACATTGTTGATAGATGCTTTAAGGTCACTGTTCTCAAAGGACTCAGGTTGCTGGTGAAGGAAGCTCCTTCCTGAGCAAGACAAACACTTGAACAAATCACTGAGATTTCGTAAAGACCTTTACTTTCTCCAACACAGAAGAGATTGGATCCATAGTAATGGGAAGGTTGATGATTCCAGCAAAATCATCAATTTTCGGGTTATTGAGTTAggattttagggatttgatttcAAAAAGAATAAATTCGATTTCTTAGGTCGATTTGATtcgatttaaaaaatttgatcgAAATTAAAACCAATTGGATTTGGTTTATGCAGCTTCTTTTTTTGACTAAAGGTTTATGCAGCTTCTTTTTTTGACTAAAGGTTTATGCAGCTTTTTTTGAGAAACTTTATGACAAAATAAAAGTTAGTCCGACTCGGACGGACTTTTTTCCTCCGACAAAAAGAATGTACTTTATTTCTGTAGTAAATGTTAAACGCATTAAATTTTATGTACATGCGATTACGATGAACCTTAAATATACGTCTtccttttaattatataactagatttttcatccgcacatccgtgcgggtagattttcattttataaatatataatggaTACCATcgtaaaactttaaaaaatatttacattttagtgttatatattgtataaatctataatattatttgttatgtttcttattaaatattattaatgtataataatttgttttatatattttactttattgttaattgttattatatattaatatattttcgagtttagtaaaataaattcatagtatgaaataaaaaaactaagaatctccttcattttttctaatttttacagactgaatacaatacattttaacattttatttagttatactataaaactgatattttcttagcataatttatatttctatgttatttattttcgtatattgtgggattttataagtaaataaattataataatactatattattaattatgtaatCAATCACtgcattaattttaaaatattttaaaattttattaagattttgttagtttttttaacatattttgttataagtaaaaataaaatttaaatttacagtgaaaatttatttattaatatctatataatttataagattttttagaaatgttatatattaaatagattaacttaaatagtcaaatagatgtaattgatgaaatagacctagtatgaatttttatggtatttcttttaataaagaagatatagaatataattataaaatttgaaaaatatcatacatttttattttattttgttttataataaaattttatttaaattaatgtataatagtgtatattattaattacgaaattaatcaatggtattaatttaaataaaatattttaaatttttagaaagattTTGTTACATTCTTTCTcaacattttgttataactaaaaataaaatttaaatttatagttaaaattgatttattatcaatatctttatatattgaataaattatataaataatttaataaatgtaattaat
The sequence above is drawn from the Brassica napus cultivar Da-Ae chromosome A8, Da-Ae, whole genome shotgun sequence genome and encodes:
- the LOC111199861 gene encoding MLO-like protein 2 isoform X1, producing the protein MADKEYERTLEETSTWTVAVVCFVLILISLFIEHLIHKIGSWLKKKHKGNLYEALEKVKAELMLLGFISLLLTVAQTPISSLCIPKSIASSMRPCSAAEIAKKELDKKEADKQKSTGKLLLELAESYIPRRSLATKGYNECPKGKVPFVSAYGIHQLHIFIFVLAVVHVIYCIVTYALGKTKMGKWEQWEEETKTIEYQYSNDPGRFRFARDTTFGRRHLNAWSKTSVTLWTVCFFRQFVGSVTKVDYLTLRHGFITAQFAPGSGSEKMPYDFCNYIQRSLEKDFKTVVEISPVIWFVTVLFLLTNLDGLHSYLWLPLIPLIVVLIVGTKLQVIITKLGLRIQEKGDVVRGAPLVKPGDDLFWFDKPSFMLFLIHLVLFTNAFQLAFFAWSSYEFGISNCFHKEPQDITIRIVFGLFVQILCSYVTLPLYALVTQMGTTMKPTVFNGRVFKMLKKWHHKAQEETQHGRRSESNTPYASRPTTPTHGSSPIHLLHNYNDRSVESFPNPPSPNHHDHYQFYDPESQHKAAESSTHHSTAHGSASMELPPLRPANT
- the LOC111199861 gene encoding MLO-like protein 2 isoform X2, producing the protein MADKEYERTLEETSTWTVAVVCFVLILISLFIEHLIHKIGSWLKKKHKGNLYEALEKVKAELMLLGFISLLLTVAQTPISSLCIPKSIASSMRPCSAAEIAKKELDKKIPRRSLATKGYNECPKGKVPFVSAYGIHQLHIFIFVLAVVHVIYCIVTYALGKTKMGKWEQWEEETKTIEYQYSNDPGRFRFARDTTFGRRHLNAWSKTSVTLWTVCFFRQFVGSVTKVDYLTLRHGFITAQFAPGSGSEKMPYDFCNYIQRSLEKDFKTVVEISPVIWFVTVLFLLTNLDGLHSYLWLPLIPLIVVLIVGTKLQVIITKLGLRIQEKGDVVRGAPLVKPGDDLFWFDKPSFMLFLIHLVLFTNAFQLAFFAWSSYEFGISNCFHKEPQDITIRIVFGLFVQILCSYVTLPLYALVTQMGTTMKPTVFNGRVFKMLKKWHHKAQEETQHGRRSESNTPYASRPTTPTHGSSPIHLLHNYNDRSVESFPNPPSPNHHDHYQFYDPESQHKAAESSTHHSTAHGSASMELPPLRPANT